The genomic stretch TCAGGGGTGCTCATACTGCGATCGGTGCCTTAATCGTGGGGTGGTGCTGGTAGTTGACGATCTCGAAGTCGTCGAAGCTGTAGTCAAAAATCGAGTCCGGCTTGCGGGTAAAACGCAGCCGCGGGTACGGGTACGGTTCCCGGGAAAGCTGCTCGGCCACCTGCGCCACGTGGTCGTCGTAAATGTGAACGTCGCCGCCGGTCCAGATGAATTCGCCCGGCTCCATGTCCAACTGCTGCGCCATCATCATGGTCAGCAGGGCGTACGAGGCAATGTTGAACGGCACGCCCAAAAACGTGTCGGCGGAGCGCTGGTACAACTGGCAGCTCAGCTTGCCCCGGCCGTCCTCGGTGGGGGCAACATAGAACTGGAAAAAGGCGTGGCACGGCGGCAGCGCCATGTTCTTCAGCTCGCCAACGTTCCAGGCCGAAACAATGTGGCGGCGCGAATCAGGGTTCTCCCGCAGCGACTCCATGACCTGGCTGATCTGGTCGATGTGCTCGCCGTCCGGCGTGGGCCACGAGCGCCACTGGACGCCATACACGGGACCCAGCTCGCCGGCGTCGTCCGCCCATTCATTCCAAATCTTGACGCCGTTTTCCTGCAGCCAGCGCACGTTGGAATCGCCGCGCAGGAACCACAGCAGCTCCATCGCGACCGACTTGAAGTGCACCCGCTTCGTGGTGATCAGCGGAAAACTCTCGCTCAGGTCGAAGCGCAGCTGGCGGCCAAAAACACTGCGCGTTCCTGTGCCGGTGCGGTCCGATTTCGCGGTGCCGTTCGCCAGCACGTCGCGCAGCATGTCCTCGTAGGGGGTCTCGATAGTCACGCCAACAGTCTACTTGCCGCGCTGGTTCAGGCGGCCCTGCAGCAGTGTGAGAAGCATCTTTGAATCCAGCCCGGCCTTTTCGCCCTCCACAATGAGATGCTCGACGGCGGCCATCACCCTGTGCGGTGGTTCAACAGCACCGGCTTTTGGCATGGTGGGCACTGACGCCGCCACAACGGTGCCCTGGCGCCGGTTTGTAACAACCAGCCCGGCCGCCTCGAGCTCCTTGTAGGCGCGCGCCACGGTGCCGGCGGCAACGCCGAGGTCTGCGGCGAGGCTGCGGACGGTGGGCAGGCGGGTGCCGGGCTGGAGCGCACCAACGGCGATCAGCGAGGAGATCTGGGATTGGACCTGTTCGTATGGCGGGGTCGCCGTTTCCAGGTCGATGAAAATCCGGGCGTCCATGGTGCTATTTGCTCATGCTTGGCTTGTTCGCATCCGGGACGTACATGTCCTCCGGCGTGTAGGCCCTGACCGGGAGGAACAAGACGATCGCGCCCAAGGCGAAACACAAAGCGGAAACGATGGACAGGTCGAGCTGCATGGCGGGCGGATGGCTGACGAGAGGCGGCGCGGCCATGGAAAATACGACTCCGGCCAAAGCGAACCAGCAGCTGGTGACTGTTCGGGCGATCCGAAACAGCGACCTGCGGCGCAGGGTTGCATCCAATGCCTCTGGCACGTTGTTCAGTTGCGGGCGGGCCAGGGCAAACCACATGGCCGCAAGCCCCGCCAGCAGGATGGCAGCAGCCAAAATGCACGGGACCACATATATTGCCCACGGTGCGGGGAAACCGTCCCACCTGCGGGGCGGCAGCGATGTTGAGGATGCCGCGGCATAGCCGATGGCCGCGGCCAGTCCGAGTGCGCTCAGGCCGAAACCACCATAGACCCACCTGGGCAGGGGCGCCTTCAACGGCGGCCGGCCTCCACTGCGCAATCTAACCGGTGCTCCATAGTTGCGGGCCAGAACCATCTCGAGGGCCAGATAAGCCAAAACCATGAAGGCCAGGGACAGGGCGATGGTGCCCATCCAGCCCAGCCAGTAGCGCAAGCCATACCCGAGCAGGACGCCGGCTGCAGCAGCCGGAACCAGAACAACGGCCGTGGAATCCATGAGCTTCGTGGCGCCGAAGCTGGCCTTGCCGGGACGGGCTGCCGCCGACAGCGAGGCTCCGGAATAAGGTGTGTCCGGCTGAAGGGCCGGAGGTTTCCAAAAGAACATCGTCACCAACACGGCCATGTTCACCAGTCCCAGCCAGTTTGTCCACGAGGTGTCGACGGAGGCGGGTGCGGGCTGTGCCAGGTAGTTCCCTGCGATGGCGGCCAGCCCGGACGCGACCGTGGCGGAAACGCGCAGCAGCCTGTTCATGCCGATGGCGCGCAGCGTCTTGTTCTGTTCGGGATTCAGGGCTTCGAGGGAGCGGCGAGAGGCAGTGAGCCGCATGACCAGCAAGGTGCCGGTGGCAAGAACCACGAGCGCCGCGCCCAGGACCGTAGCCAGCATCCACCCCGGGATGCGCCCGTCGAGGGGGAGGAGGGTCATTCCTTCCCCGGTCCGCCCGGCCGGACGTGCCGGGAATCCGGGGGCGCAGGCCAGGATGATCAAGACAATGGCAGTGGCCGCGAAGATGCAAAACACGCTCCATCCAAGCAGCGGCTGGACGTAGTCACGCACCTTGCGATACTCCAAGACCGCAACGCGCCTGGCGGACTTTGGGGCCGGCCAGGACAACTGGCCGATCAAGTGGACCAACAGGACCGCCACGACCGGACCAATGAGCCAGGAAACTGGAATCGTGGACCACGGGTCAACAGGGACAACAACATTCGGGGCCAAGGGATCGGACATTTGGTGGGGCGAATAGAGTCCCGCCCGGTTGGCACCTGCCAGGCTGCTGAAAGCCCATGCAATGAAGCCGGTCCAGAAGGCGTGCTTGCTGATGCGCTCGAGGGACTTCGATTCGGCCTTGTTCCACACGAACATGCGCAGGACCAGGTAGATCAGAACGGCGGCGCCAACTCCGCCTGTCCCCACGAGGACCAGCAGTTCCATCCAGTTCGGTGCAAGCATCTTTCCCCCAAGGCGCGATCATCTTTGTATCGAGTGTACGGTACAAAGGGTGTCGGTGGAATGAGGGTGCGGCTTCCTGCCGTTCGGGAATCAG from Arthrobacter stackebrandtii encodes the following:
- a CDS encoding thymidylate synthase — its product is MTIETPYEDMLRDVLANGTAKSDRTGTGTRSVFGRQLRFDLSESFPLITTKRVHFKSVAMELLWFLRGDSNVRWLQENGVKIWNEWADDAGELGPVYGVQWRSWPTPDGEHIDQISQVMESLRENPDSRRHIVSAWNVGELKNMALPPCHAFFQFYVAPTEDGRGKLSCQLYQRSADTFLGVPFNIASYALLTMMMAQQLDMEPGEFIWTGGDVHIYDDHVAQVAEQLSREPYPYPRLRFTRKPDSIFDYSFDDFEIVNYQHHPTIKAPIAV
- a CDS encoding GntR family transcriptional regulator, encoding MDARIFIDLETATPPYEQVQSQISSLIAVGALQPGTRLPTVRSLAADLGVAAGTVARAYKELEAAGLVVTNRRQGTVVAASVPTMPKAGAVEPPHRVMAAVEHLIVEGEKAGLDSKMLLTLLQGRLNQRGK